In Antechinus flavipes isolate AdamAnt ecotype Samford, QLD, Australia chromosome 3, AdamAnt_v2, whole genome shotgun sequence, a genomic segment contains:
- the FHL3 gene encoding four and a half LIM domains protein 3: MSEAFDCAKCGESLYGRKYIQAEGGPHCVPCYDGTFANTCAECKELIGHDSRELFYEDRHYHEGCFRCCRCERSLADEPFTCQDNELLCNECYCSAFSSQCSACGETVMPGSRKLEYGGQTWHEHCFLCSGCEQPLGSRSFVPDKGAHYCVPCYENKFAPRCARCSKTLTQGGVTYRDQPWHRECLVCTGCQTPLAGQQFTSRDDDPYCVTCFGELYAPKCSSCKRPITGLGGGKYVSFEDRHWHHSCFCCARCSTSLVGQGFIPDGDQVICQGCSQADL; this comes from the exons ATGAGCGAGGCCTTCGACTGCGCCAAGTGCGGGGAGTCCCTGTATGGCCGGAAATATATCCAGGCAGAGGGTGGCCCCCACTGCGTCCCCTGCTACGACGGCACCTTCGCCAACACATGCGCCGAGTGCAAGGAGCTCATTGGGCACGACTCTCGG GAGCTGTTCTATGAGGATCGTCACTACCACGAAGGCTGCTTCCGCTGCTGCCGCTGCGAGAGGTCCCTAGCGGACGAGCCTTTTACTTGCCAGGACAATGAACTCTTGTGTAACGAGTGCTACTGCAGCGCCTTCTCCTCCCAGTGCTCGGCCTGTGGGGAGACCGTCATGCCCG GGTCTCGGAAGCTAGAGTATGGGGGTCAGACCTGGCACGAACACTGCTTCCTCTGCAGCGGCTGTGAGCAGCCCCTGGGCTCCCGCTCCTTCGTGCCCGACAAGGGCGCTCACTACTGCGTGCCCTGCTACGAAAACAAATTTGCCCCTCGCTGTGCCCGCTGCAGCAAG ACACTGACACAAGGAGGAGTGACTTATCGTGATCAGCCCTGGCACCGAGAGTGCCTGGTCTGCACCGGCTGCCAAACTCCCCTGGCCGGCCAACAGTTCACGTCCCGGGACGACGACCCCTATTGCGTGACTTGCTTTGGGGAGCTCTATGCACCGAAATGTAGCAGCTGCAAGCGGCCCATCACAG GACTTGGCGGGGGCAAGTATGTGTCATTTGAAGATCGGCACTGGCACCACAGCTGCTTCTGCTGTGCCCGTTGCTCAACCTCCCTCGTGGGCCAGGGATTCATACCTGATGGAGATCAAGTTATCTGCCAAGGATGCAGCCAAGCTGATCTCTGA